The proteins below are encoded in one region of Lactuca sativa cultivar Salinas chromosome 3, Lsat_Salinas_v11, whole genome shotgun sequence:
- the LOC111877645 gene encoding IRK-interacting protein codes for MAAAFCSSASSSSISASLSPHPHPPFTPIQECEREGKEDDESCEQNSVKATPSDCSENNKESYYVHQPTPLHQQNSKTAAKSSKKRSESCDRGKKSDDRGVSCNKCRPSAREKFSVVPLDTTTVGRHSNASPNGLLKSIFSSLVRKSPRSASSSSEGFTPVSGKEEQWKGAVAELSHRLIQATKKRDEAILEASRLKFSMTELEKKLNKLEIYCHTLKSGLDDCANKSTTTTKHEPIKIGDHDRVIEHFLVAVSESRSSMRHLSRSLTVQLPQIAGGKLYDRIQLLLQPYDIKISASTNPRILLLYLEALLNRAFFEDFESPGFQKSGSNHTLNPIHRCEENFKSFIRLKELTWEEVLNKGTKQFSEDFSKFCDRKMSEVVAMLGWTRAWPEPLLQAFFGASKAVWLVHLLANSVHPGLPIFRVEKGVRFDLIYMEDMGADKTKKFTVTAPTVRVMVEPGFYIYGNVVKCKVICRYHSNGFINVSPNGNSPL; via the exons ATGGCTGCCGCCTTCTGTTCTTCTGCTTCTTCCTCCTCCATTTCTGCATCGCTCTCTCCTCATCCTCATCCCCCTTTTACCCCT ATTCAGGAATGTGAAAGAGAAGGAAAGGAAGATGATGAGTCTTGTGAGCAAAACAGTGTAAAAGCTACGCCGAGTGATTGTTCAGAGAACAACAAAGAATCGTATTACGTCCATCAACCAACGCCTCTCCACCAGCAAAACTCCAAGACCGCTGCCAAATCCTCCAAAAAGAGATCGGAATCATGCGACCGGGGAAAGAAATCCGATGACCGAGGGGTGTCGTGCAACAAATGCCGACCAAGTGCTCGAGAAAAGTTCTCAGTGGTTCCACTCGATACCACCACCGTCGGTCGTCACTCCAACGCTAGCCCCAACGGATTACTTAAATCAATATTCTCATCTCTCGTGAGAAAAAGCCCGAGATCTGCGTCGTCATCGTCGGAGGGGTTTACTCCGGTGTCGGGAAAAGAAGAACAATGGAAAGGCGCCGTGGCTGAACTCTCTCATAGACTCATTCAAGCCACTAAGAAACGCGACGAAGCTATCCTAGAAGCTTCTAGGTTAAAATTCTCCATGACTGAACTCGAAAAAAAGCTCAACAAACTGGAAATCTACTGCCATACTCTCAAATCAGGACTCGATGATTGCGCAAACAAATCAACCACCACCACAAAACACGAGCCAATCAAGATCGGCGATCACGACAGAGTGATCGAACATTTTCTGGTAGCAGTGTCGGAATCTCGGTCATCAATGAGACATCTCAGCCGTTCATTAACCGTACAACTCCCACAAATCGCCGGAGGAAAACTCTACGACCGTATACAACTACTTCTCCAACCGTACGACATCAAGATTTCTGCATCAACAAACCCTAGGATCCTTCTTCTGTACCTGGAAGCTCTGTTAAACCGAGCATTCTTTGAAGATTTCGAATCACCCGGGTTTCAAAAATCCGGATCCAATCATACCCTTAACCCGATCCACAGATGTGAAgaaaatttcaaatcttttatccGTTTAAAGGAGTTAACTTGGGAAGAAGTATTAAACAAAGGGACTAAACAATTTAGCGAAGACTTTAGTAAATTTTGTGATAGAAAAATGAGTGAAGTTGTAGCCATGTTGGGGTGGACCCGAGCTTGGCCTGAACCGCTTTTGCAAGCCTTTTTTGGCGCGTCAAAAGCGGTTTGGTTGGTTCACCTCCTGGCTAATTCAGTTCACCCTGGTCTACCAATTTTCAGGGTGGAGAAAGGGGTGCGGTTTGATTTGATTTACATGGAGGACATGGGTGCGGACAAGACCAAGAAGTTTACGGTCACGGCTCCTACGGTTCGAGTCATGGTCGAACCGGGGTTCTATATCTATGGGAATGTGGTTAAGTGCAAAGTGATATGCAGGTACCATAGTAATGGTTTTATAAATGTTTCCCCTAATGGTAATAGCCCTTTATGA